GATCGAAGCTTTCTCGGTAGCTTCGGCCACACGCTTGTGTAGATCCGGTCCGTCGACTACCACCGCATCGGCGCCAAGCTTCTTGAGGGGTTCGATCAATGCCTCGCGCCGCACGACATTCACAGTGCGCAAGGAACGGAGCTTGGCGAGCGTGATCAAGTACGAACCAACACCGGAGTTGGCAGCGTTCTGAATGACCCACTCGCCCGCTTTCAGATCAACGATGTCGCGCAGCAAGAGCAGAGCCGTGGGTGGGTTCACGGTGAGCATCGACAACTGCTGGCGGTTAGCCTCGGCAGGCATAGGTAGCAATCGTCCAGCCGGCACCAGCATTTGCTCGCGCCACGCGCCGACGCCGGCGGGCAACAAGACGATGTCTCCGGCCTTAACGTTTTTCACCGCGCTCCCGACCGCGATCACGCGCCCCACCCCTTCGTTGCCTGGCACGGCCGGCAACTTGGGAAGGATTCCGTATTGCGCCGACAAAGTCAGCACGTCAGAAGGGTTGATCGGCGACGCTTCTAGCGCCAACAGGGCCTGGTCGGCGGCCGGAGAGCCAGGATCGGGCAGCTCGACACAGCGGGCAACTTCCAACGGGTGCCCGAAACTTTGAATTTGTACAGCTTTCATGGTGCGATGATTGCCTTGGCGTTATGAGGAAAGTTGGTGAATGAAGTTAGGGAATTACCTGTGTTCAAGCGTTGCAGGGTCGCTCGGCAACTGCTGGCGGCGAGACAG
This region of Pirellulales bacterium genomic DNA includes:
- a CDS encoding zinc-dependent alcohol dehydrogenase family protein, yielding MKAVQIQSFGHPLEVARCVELPDPGSPAADQALLALEASPINPSDVLTLSAQYGILPKLPAVPGNEGVGRVIAVGSAVKNVKAGDIVLLPAGVGAWREQMLVPAGRLLPMPAEANRQQLSMLTVNPPTALLLLRDIVDLKAGEWVIQNAANSGVGSYLITLAKLRSLRTVNVVRREALIEPLKKLGADAVVVDGPDLHKRVAEATEKASIRLAIDCIGGEATQRLAHAVAPGGTVVNYGALSGEPCRVAQQDLIFRKVSLRGFWLAHWFSEATPADQMAVFGPLIKLVAEGKLSAPVEATYPLSRIKDALEHAMKPGRDGKVLLTPG